A segment of the Lycium barbarum isolate Lr01 chromosome 7, ASM1917538v2, whole genome shotgun sequence genome:
TTTTATCTTATTGGGGTGAGTGTCTTTTAACCTCTACTTATTTAATCAACAGATTTCCTTCTAGGATCTTGAACTATAAAACACCTTATGAAATTATCTATAAGGTTCAACCTTCTTATCCGTCCCTCAAGTTTTTTGGTTGTCTATGTTATGCTAACACTTTGTCACAATTCAGATCAAAATTAGATCCTAGAGCTACAAAATGTGTTTTCATTGGGTATCCTATTCACCAGAAAGGTTATAAACTGTTAGATTTGCAAACTAAGAAAATATTTGTTTCAAGAGATGTCAAATTCTTTTAGTCTGTTTTTCCTCTTATTTCATCTTTTTCTCATAGTCCTGTCTATCCCATTATCACAACTTCAATTGAAACACTAAATACCACTGATTTACCTGATATATCCAATCCTTCTACTGTTACGCATCCTGATTTCCCCATCACATCTGAAAATGCTCAACCACTATCATCACCAGTTTCCTCAGCTGATCCATCTTCCCTTGATTCCCCTAATCCTACATCAGAACCTACCACTCATCCTGCTCCTAATACAATGTCAAAGTCTACTCACCTTGATTCACCTAATCCTGCATCATAACCTATCACTCATCCTGATCCTATTACACTACCAGAGTCTACATCCATCTCTTCTCCTATTCTACCTGATTCATCTACTTCATAATCACCAATTCCAGTAGTTAATCATGTCCTTGCTACTTTACCCACTAGACAGTCTTCTAGAGTCAAACATCCTCCCACTCATTTGGCAGATTACAAATGCAATTTTGTTTATTTAACTGATGTAACTAACACTTGTTTTGCAGCTGCCCTTAAACCTACTAGTCTACCATTTTTTGCTTTGTCTAATTCCAACCAAACTTTTCTCAACACTGTTGCTCACATCACTGAACCTAGTACCTTTTCCCAAGCTTCACTACATCCTTGTTGGCAACAAGCAATGACACAAGAATTTGCAGCTTTAGAGGCTAACCATACTTGGGATTTGGTCTCACTCCCACCTGGTCATAAAGCTCTACCATCCAAATGGGTCTACAAAGTAAAATACAAGGCAGATGGTTCTTTAGAAAGGTACAAGGCACGTTTGGTTATTCGAGGAGACATACAAAGACAAGGTATTTATTATACAGAAACTTATTCACCTGTGGTCAAGATGACCACTGTCAGGTGCCTGATTGCAGTTGCAACCAAAAGGGGATGGGGTCTTTTTCAGTTGGATGTAAATAACGCCTTTTTACATGGCAATTTACAGGAAGAGGTTTATATGAGGATACCAGCTGGTTTGCAAGTTTCACATCCTAAGTTAGTTTACAAATTAAATAAATTCCTAAATGGGTTTAAACAAGCCTCTCGTCAGTGTTATGCTAGGCTGACTTCTGCCCTTCAGTTTAAGGGTTATTCACGTTCATTGAATGATTATTCATTGTTTTTCAAGAGGACTAGCCGTGGTGTTTGCATCCTCGCTGTTTACGTTGACGGCATACTAGTTACAGGGGATGATTTAAGTaaattagctgatttgaagaagTTTctacacttagagtttcagattaAAGACCTTGGTCTTGCAAATTACTTTCTTGGTTTGGAATTACTCAGAGAGGAAAAAGGTCTAGTAGTTACTCAGAGAAAGTTTATCTTTGATCTCATTTCTGAGTTCAACTGTCAGCATAAGAAGCCTGTCTCTTCTCCTATCGAACCTTCAACAAAATTAAGAGCTGATGTGGGTGAACTTCTACTCGATCCAACCATCTATTGTCGTCTAGTTGGGAAACTCAACTTCTTGACCCACACCCTACCAGATTTGTCCTTTGCTGTCTAACACTTAAGCCAGTATATGCAATCCCCTTGTTTACCACACTATCAAGCAACACTACACTGTCTTAGCCATTTAATTGGAAATCCAGCTCTTGGTTTGCTATTCCAATCAAGTGGTTCATTTGATTTACAAGATTACTGCGACTCCGATTGGGGTTTTTGTCCTGAGACTCGACGATCGATAAGCGGATTCTTCATCAGTTTTGGGGGTACACCCATTTCATGGAAATCAAAGAAACAATCTTTGATTTCCCTATCATCCGCAGAAGCCGGGTACAGATCTATGCAGCGAGTCGTAGCTGAGATCACTTGGCTTGTGCGAGTATTGTCTGATCTCACCATATCACCATCTCTTCCGATCTCTCTTCATTCATATTCCCAAGCTGCTATCCATATAGCCAAAAACCCCGTTTTTCACGAGCGTACTAAACATGTAGAACTCGATTGCCACTTTGTTCGCCAACAGTTCCTTGCTGGACTTATTTCTTTGAACTTCGTCCCTTCAAACTCTCAATTAGCCGATATATTCACCAAAACCCTACCTGGTGTTCCTCATCACAAATTACTTAACCAGTTGGGGGTTTCATCACAcccctccaacttgagggaggGGGGGTGTTGGACATGGGAATTTTGCATTTGTGACAAGGCAAGAAAAGATGAAGAAAGAAGAACACAACAGCAGTTTGTCTTCATCGTGTGTATCGTTCAAACCACTTTATATGACAAAGACAAGGTCATTTATGTAAATCGGATCATTTAACAACTTTAGGCCTTTTATTTGGAACAGAAGGAAACACGCAAGAAGGCCCAATCGGGTTTGCATATCACAGAGCCCGTTTCCTAGTCATACAAAATACCTAAAGGAGTATACTCAATAATATACTATGTATTTTGTACACTTGTACAACTGTACGTTCTAGTATCTTCATCAATCCAGTACATGAGAATAAAATTAGTTAATATCACATCCAATCATGTATAGGATAGCTGTGATTAGAATAGAAAGTTCTTGAATTCCTTTGTAATGTATATATACTCGTTGGAGATACCATGAATAGACACAAAAAAAATTTCTTCAATTGTTTTCTTTTCCAATATTACACAGATGTCTTTTGGATAAATTGAACAAAAAGATTGTATCtttattgcggtataatatctttatattatttgatattatttggtagcatatttgtaggaagataattaccatatattagttagtttacttgtttcactaattaccatatattagttagtttccttgtttcactaggatcttagttttcttgtttcactagggttcaagattgtatcctatatatattctctcttggtgaatgaatggaacaagtcaagattgtatagtttctacatggtatcaggccacacatttgtttttctcttcatcgtaaatttccatggccggtgacgccgtacctcctccaccaccacccaaaattgagtctaattctccctattttctcggtcctcaagaccgacccggggactatatcacacctactcgtttcaagggcgcATCAAATAACGCTGCCGTCGGTCAGCACTTTACTTCCGATCAATGGAAAGCTATTACAggattttttggtaatgctacaattcTCGAAAATCActtgaatggtaagtttgatgttttttcttggattattgacactggtgctactcatcatgttaccggtgagaaatcttggttgtttgatgtccatactgttgattatcctattggtttgcctaatggtgaaaaggtgcttgcttctttggaaggttctgttcgactgtcagataaaatcaccttacatcatgtcctttatgtgccttatttatgttgcaacttactctccgtcccccaacttactgataatttacatactattgtctcttttaattcttatatgtgtgctattcatgacccactgaatgagctgattggaacgggagttaggagggatggactatactattttagcaaaccggacgtgATGCAACATAtgtctactgtcgtggcaacgtccgcattggaattgtggcatcgacgattggggcatccttctgagagagtagttaagttgcttcctcatgtcagtagtgataagaatagtttagcaaaggattatgaagtgtgtttacgtgctaagcatcctagagacaaatttcctttaagtgataataatgcatctagaatatttgagaaaatacattgtgatttgtggggcccatatcgccatgtttcgtcgtgtggagctcgttattttttaacaattgttgatgatttttcccgagctatttggatttacttgttggttgataaaacagaagtgtttccgatgtttatggcttttgttgctatggttgatcgacaatttaatcaaacaattaaagttgtacaaagtgataatggtacagaatttaattgtttgatcgattatttttccgccactggtattttgtttcaagcctcttgtgtgggtactccgcaacagaatgggagggtagagaggaagcataaacatgtgttgaatgttgcgagggctctcagatttcaggccaatttgcctattttttcTGGGGTGAAGGTGTTCttgctgcatctcatctcataaatcgtacccccacacccaaattgaaaaataaaacaccttttgaaattttattcaataaacctccttcttttgatgctattcgtacttttgggtgtttgtgctttgctcacaataaaaaaactcagggtgacaaatttgctagtcggagcagaaagtgtttgtttgtgggatatccatttggtaagaaggggtggcggttgtttgatcttgatacgaaggaattttttgtctctcgtgatgtaaattttgtggaggatgtgtttccttttgcttgttcggaagatgttaatatttcgtctagtttttttgatgagggtgctgaaattgatcgtgattttatggtgtacggggatgaattagggggcgaagttgatagttcggaggctgccgagcagcagccgcaaaccacTGCCCAACCAGCGCCTGCTGGCAGCCAGGCCGAGCTACAGCCAGCGACCACtgtccagcccgctgggaacccagcgccagcTGGCAGCGAGGCTGAGCGGCTGCCAACAACCACTGCACAGCCCGTTGGGAACCCAGCGCCCGCTGGCAGCGAGGGGGGGCAGCAACACCATACCccagtcacgaatgtggaaggtggcttggggcgtagttttcgggagaaatttccctctgttgtgcttcgtgattatgtgacacactcagtttttgctaacagtccgtcccctacaactcctgctaacaatcaatcctcaggtactccctatcctttgacacactatattaattgtgacaatttttctgtaaattattgtaagtttcttgcagctattatttcgggtaaggatcctaagaccttcaaagaagccatgaaacacgaaggttggagacattcaatgaaagaaaagatacgtgcattggaagacaatggtacatggactttagAACATCTTCCTCCGGAtaagaaagcacttggtaatcagtgggtgtacaagaccaagtttttgtcaaatggagatgtggaacggatcaaatcgcgcttggttgtgttgggaaatcatcaacaagcggggattgactacaatgaaacttttgctccgatcgccaagatgactactgttcgagccttcctagccattgcagcatccaaaaattgggaacttcaccgaatggatgttcataatgcctttttacatggtgaccttgatgaggaggtgtatatgaagctccctcccgggtttgaaagtccagatcctacgttggtgtgtcgtttgTGCAGATCGCTGTATGGGTTGAAACATgcccctagatgttggtttgcaaaattggtgactgctttgaaaaggtacggtttccttcaatcttattctgattattctctttttacatttactagagggaatattcagattaatatcttggtttatgttgatgatcttattatttctgggaatgattccgcagcacttgcaactttcaaagcctatttgagtgattgtttcaaaatgaaagaccttgggtctctcaaatattttttgggtattgaagtagctcgtagttcatcagggttgtttttgtgtcaatgcaagtatactcttgatgttatctctgaagcaggattgttaggtgcaaagccaagtgggttccctattgagcaaaatcataaacttggccttgcaaatggagatttgttatcggatccggaggtctaccgtagattagtcgggcgtttgatttatttAGGGGTCACTTGACCGGACTCggcatattctgttcatattttgtctcaattcatgcaagaaccccgAATTGAACATTGGGAATcggccttacgagtggtccgttatttgaaaggcacaccaggacagggtattttgttacgtgccgacagtgagttgactttacagggatggtgtgattctgattgggcggcttgtccgcttactcgtcgttcgttgacaggttggctagtatttctaggtcaatctcccatctcttggaagacaaagaagcagcacacagtttctagatcttctgcagaggctgaatataggtccatggctgcggtcacttgtgagttgaagtggctgagaggtctgttgttgagtttaggtatacaacatcccaaggcgatcaaattgttttgtgatagtcagtccgctttgcacatcgcaaaaaatccggttttccatgaacgaacaaagcacattgaggtagattgtcactttgttcgtgatgcaattaatgaaggtttgatttctccgtcatacgtttcaacatcttcacaattggcagacatttttaccaaagctctcggcaaaactcagtttgacttcttgctttccaagttgggcattttttattcccatgctccaacttgaggggggaggggggtattgcggtataatatctttatattatttgatattatttggtagcatatttgtagggagataattaccatatattagttagtttccttgtttcactacgatcttagtttccttgtttcactagggttcaagattgtatcctatatatattctctcttggtgaatgaatggaacaagtcaagattgtatagtttctacaatcTTTAACAAAAGATACCTAGACTAATTCAGAAATATTTAATATAATCTAAAATCAAGGACCTAAAGTTCTTGACAGTTAGGAACTACCCAGAAAAGTGTAGAGTAAAGAATTGAAAAAATAAGCTAGGATGTTGCTGTCTTCACCGGAGAATTTTCCGGTAAGTACTCATTTTTACAGCCGGTTAAAAGTTTTCAGGTGATTGTAGCTGCCTTTTCACTTTTCTCGATGCCCTTTTATaggataaaataaaaagaaaatctaTGGAGATCAATCACCAAACTGGAAGAAGATGATAATGGTGGGAGTTCTGTGATGAAGAAACAAAATAAGAGAGGTGGGAGCCACTTTCTCTACCACATAAGCATGAGGTGTTCAATAGACACAGCATTTATGGTGTTGAAGTGTTCAATAGAAACTAATTTTAATTGAGGTGGCAAAATGAAAAATTTGATCAACTTTAAGGGGTTGTCTACAGGGGCGTATGTAGGCTTAAAggtgggggttcaattgaacccctaactCTCGATGCGGAGCAtgaatttatgtgtaaaaaattattaaaattataataaatagtaggtatgaacccataacttttaaaatacaaTGAGTTCAACTGATAATCTTAAAAGGTTGAACTCCTAAAGTTTAAATTCTGGATTCGTCTTTTGCTGTCTATGCATTTGGGCTAATAAAAATGATTGATTCTTCAATTGCATTCGTGACTTCAGAGATCTGCTCATCACTAGCTCTGAATGTATTGATTTTAACTTGGTAAAGTGTTGAGTAGAGAATAGGGGTGGGCATGATACGGTATTTGAAAGTTCTGGTAATTTCGATTTTCgatttctaaaaatactataccattaacaTACCAAAataattcggtatggttcggtatttttaagttcgaTTTCGGTATTTTGCGATATGGTGAATCGGTACCATAGTTTGTTCAACTTCAatttacatatactcatatcgtAGAGAATTATGACTTCGGCTACTCAAAAAACGTAGTAATTATATTGATACTAACACCTTACACAtgcaaaaatattcaaaagaaaataaaaacaatccccttcgtaaatcaattacacaaaaaagacatttaaatcaagatagagtTGACAAAGTTTAAAagtttaaacaattagttttctaataatactagtttatatatttgttagtattataatactaagatatatgaattgtcTATGTAACCatatacttcggtatggtattcggtatttcggtattttctttatgaataccaAATTCCGTAtcgaataccaaactttttaaaaatgcatactaAATATtgtaccaaataccataataccgaaACCGCGGTATAAAATTTTTTGATTTCGATATGGTAATCAGTATCTATCATACCATGCCCACCCGTAGCAGAGATGATCTACAAAGGTGTTTGAAGTATGGTCACCTTTACAACTCAAGAAGACATCATATTTGCATGGAAAGATATTGGAGAAAAGAAGATGCAAATTGCCAGAGAGAATCTCACATCATGATTTCCATAACCTGTATTATTGTCCCTTCTTCCTTAGTATTGAATTAATTAATTGCTTTGTTATTGTTATCTGCATTTTGGTAGTGGCATATGACTTGTGTTGGTTGACGACTGCTTGGTACTTTTGGAATTATCTAGCTAGAAAGCATTCATCTAGCTATGAGTTTGTGGAATTGGAAAGACAAACGCACACACTTTTGGCATTTAATATTACATCGTAAATTGCAAGATATGAGTTTGGAACAGAGAGCAGGGAAGGATCCCCATCTCCACATTGATTGTGTCCTCCCATCATCCAACACACTTATCTTTACCTTCACCCCCTAACTCCCATTTCCACCACCCCCACACCCCTACCCCTCCACTCCCACCTTTTATAGTATAATTTATCTAGATTACATACAAATTAATGCTTTTAGGATAATATGTTTTGTTTATATACCGAACAATAGAAAATAAGTTGAAAATCTACTTTTTTTcctagaaaacattttccttaacACACCCTGATTGGGTAatgttaaaataaaaatattatatactACTAGTGATGCATTATTGTAGAGAGAACTCTCCTTGAtttcatcaaaacatacattaacTTGATACAAGATCAAAAAAGGATTGATGTGTCACAACTTATTTAGTGTGCTAAATGGCTACTAGAGGCCAAGAACGCAACATTATAGGCTACCCTTTAAGAAAGGCAACAATTTATTATTATTCGTGACACTAAATGCTTAATCTCTCTTAATTACTCCATCATGATCTCTTCTTCAAGCACAACTTCTGTTAAAGTTTTTGCTTTCTCAGTCAAAGTCAACTCAGCTTCATTTGAAATATTCTCATCAAATACACATGGCTTAGTGCATAGGCACTTTCTTTGGATTTTGCTACAATGTCCATCAGTAAACTTCTCCTTGATGCAAGCTTTTTTGCATGGCGGGGCGGTAATGCATAATCCTTTGAAAGTCTGGCTTGTTGCTTTGCAAATGTTGCCAGCTTGCACCTCTACAAATCATTCACAAGTACTTACAAATGTTAACAAAATAAAGACATGATCAAAAGAAATATCCAGAATCAAAAAAATAGGAATCAGCGACAGACAAATTTTATAGTTACACAACAAAATTCATTGTTAATTCTATTTAGCAACAGATAAACTATGAGCTATTTAGTGACAAACTAGTGACGAGCTTCGCAACTAAATCCAATTTTTTTATGTAGTGATTGCTTGTATACTGTTAAGCGAAATACAACAAACAAGTTCTTTCAGGATATTTCAAAGTCGCCAATCATTAATAGTAACTTTTGAACTGCGAATAAATTTAGTTTccttcaagaaaaattatttgtaTACTCTTTAGAGGAATACATACAAGTTTCTTCATGATTAATTCCTCGAAGTCAAACGTAACAAACCATTGGAACAGAGTAATACTGctcattattttttattatttgtatGAGGATTTAATTTAGAGGAATAAATTGAGACAAACCATAGGCAATAACGAGCATCATTGCCAAGACCAGAAATGCCATGAAGCAAACGGAGCGAGCCATAGTCTCTTTGGATGAGTGAAAGAGATGGGAAATATTAATAATAAGAAAGATTGCAATTCTGAGTTGTGAATAAACACTAACACGATAGAGGTATTTATAGACAATGAATAAGAGTGAAACCAAAAACGATAAAATTTACTGGGCCAGTAAATGTGTGAAATAAATTTTTCCACCATGGTTGTTGGTAATTTTAATGTTTGGAGATATCAGTAACACAAAAAAACATGTTCCACATGGTCATCAAattctttaatttttctttttgattTCTCATTCGGTGTACTTTGGTACTTGTTTTGAAGTTCGACTAATCTGGATTTGCACCCAAAAATCTTACTTTGAGAAGTAAAGCGCTCCCTCACTATCAAAAGTGATTCCATTTCCAGAGTTTGGGCCCgagtgttgggatcgaaataaagGGGTGTCGAAGCTAATGATTACAACATGAGCGAGGATAAATCAGAAACAAAGAAAAGTATATTAGAATATGCATAAAAATATAGTTTGACAAATTGGTCTACATATGAAAAAAACTAATAAAtataaaagaatatataaaacTATCGGAGAATCATctcccctaaacaagactctttatCCCTAAAAAGCTAAATTGTGGATACCATTCTGTTATTGTCTGAGAAGGAAAATCCTCAATTTATAGAAGTGCAAAACTTCTCCTTCAAGGAAAGGATAAATTTGGAAGAGTCCTTTTCCACCAAGAAAATCTTTTGAAGTACAATACAATTATAGTAAAATCCAAATAAAGTAAGAAATTCGGGACAAAGCCTAACACTGAAATCTCTGATTAAGAATGAAGGAATTATCCAActtttgttataaaataatactCCCTTCGTTTTAATTtttatgaactcatttgactgggcacgacatttaagaaagagggaagacttttgaaacttgtgattcaaaataaaccttgaaaatttgtgtggctgtaaaccattcataaagtgaatttgtttccaaattaggaaagaggtcattcattttggcacggactaaaaagaaaataggttcaaacaaattgaaacagagggagtataactAAAAAAAGAATATAGTAGAGAAGAGAGAAGAGTTTTTATTTCTCTTGAGGGATAATTTTACAATGAAGGAGAACTCCTCTATTTATAAGGGAAAACTGACTTGATCCAAAAGTTACTAACCCTAATTTCTCTCTTAAATATAAACATCCATAATAAATGATATTTCTCTATAACATGATAGAAATCCATAATAAATGGTATTTATCTATAACACacccccttggatgtctatttgatagATAATGTGTCTCATTAAAACCTAGTGGGAAAATTCTAACGatggaaaaagagtacacatttctaataatacgcaTTTTGGATGCCTCATTAAAAAGTgcatcaataatttttttttctaaaacacAAAAAAACTTGATTAAAAGaaacctatttttttttctttcgttaAAACACAAAACTTACACTCTAAAATAGTAAATAGTTTTTGACTCCTTTTCCTCGATTTTCATTCCGTAAATAAACCTACTAAATAAAATAGAATAATAGAcacattaaaattaaaattaaaagaaatatttggaCTCTAGAAGGTGAAACAACCCTGGGAGGATAAAAAATCACGTGTTTACAACCTTTACTGgtcactttttcatttttatctattttaaatttaaaaaagaaaaaatcatgTTTTGGTGGTTTTTTTAGGAATTTACTATCAAAGTGATTCCATTTCCAGAGTTCGGCCCCGAATGTTGGAGTCGAAATAAAAAGGTGTCATAACAATTACAGCTTGAACGGCCATAAGTCGGTAAGTCCCTTTAGTAATGAATTATCTGTTTGATTTCTCAATATATATTTCGTTGGGAAATAAGCAAAAAGCCAacaaagaaaatgacaaaaagacATCAAACGTGACCTAAAGTTTGAGGATATCCTAAATGGTCCAAACGGTCCTAAATGAACAACCAAAAATCTTGTTGTCAAATGTCAGAATCACCCGTCTGGCAGTACTAAATGGTCCAAACGGTCCTAAATGTACACCAATAACGGTTTATCACATACACGTTTTTCCCATTAAAGAACAAAAATATTTACTCTTGTTATTCATATTCCAGTAAGAGGCCGTCTGGTCTGGATTTTAGGAAATATAATACATAATACACAGCTGCTGCTAGCATTATTTTGTAGACCTCAGCCCTGCTTCTTCTTCCTTTGCACCATGTTTCATTAGATTTCTTAAAAAGGTTTGTAGCCATAGTTGGGTTGCAATGAGATTAGTGTACTCTTGATTTGGGCACTATGACATAATTGCCCTCATATGGCACAGAATCTGAACATGCTAGAACTTGAACCGAGCGGTACTTTGGGGATAGGGTCCAGTCAATCGGGGTGGGATCGACTATTACGGAATGTGTGAAAGTTGAGTGGTGCTCCACAGAcaaaaagaaagaatatttattCAGTATTACTCTCTCAGGTTCATAATTATCCACTTAATCTTTTTATTTGCTTCTAAATAAGTGTTCACTTACATAATAAAAAAagaattaactttttttttttttcatatttaccTTTATTAAGTGTTATGTAATCAGGTCTCAATGTGTCAAGTTAATAGTA
Coding sequences within it:
- the LOC132602859 gene encoding defensin-like protein — its product is MARSVCFMAFLVLAMMLVIAYEVQAGNICKATSQTFKGLCITAPPCKKACIKEKFTDGHCSKIQRKCLCTKPCVFDENISNEAELTLTEKAKTLTEVVLEEEIMME